In Halichondria panicea chromosome 17, odHalPani1.1, whole genome shotgun sequence, a single window of DNA contains:
- the LOC135351336 gene encoding uncharacterized protein LOC135351336 — protein MGTPSEKSSLLDRFDIIKSDSTTTKSYRIAELVSLIIATVALVVVFIVNGLAASPIAAENGLGNGTTAVSNEHCVEITPAGWAFSIWGVIYTWQALWIVYGWSFVFRPSFPRSIVFLTYNFYTISSIFNIIWTYLWGNDYAQVGYPIIALFSIALYSTISVQAIWLYKMTPTLMTTKYYKIDLYITRFLVLNGILVYTTWLTAATELNFAILLQDYIGYSSQTASTAALSVLTVVIVLYFVLENTILDRFLRFVFIVYPVLIWALSAILSAHWETDSDECLLLGKISEPPSRVNPSFTLGVLILTVVLFAVRIVLWVLFALFRPLFKTGSYEVA, from the coding sequence ATGGGAACTCCAAGTGAAAAATCATCTCTTTTAGATCGATTTGATATCATCAAATCTGATTCTACTACAACTAAAAGTTATCGAATTGCAGAGCTCGTTTCGTTAATAATTGCAACCGTTGCTCTAGTAGTTGTGTTTATTGTGAATGGCCTTGCTGCCTCTCCAATTGCAGCTGAAAATGGTCTTGGAAATGGCACCACTGCTGTCTCAAATGAACATTGCGTTGAAATCACCCCTGCAGGATGGGCCTTTTCAATTTGGGGAGTAATCTACACCTGGCAAGCCCTATGGATTGTGTATGGCTGGTCTTTTGTGTTTCGTCCCTCTTTTCCACGATCGATTGTGTTCTTGACATACAACTTCTATACCATTTCTAGCATTTTCAACATCATTTGGACCTATTTGTGGGGCAACGACTATGCCCAAGTAGGATATCCTATCATTGCATTGTTTTCAATCGCTCTTTATTCCACCATCTCTGTGCAAGCTATCTGGCTGTACAAGATGACACCAACCCTCATGACAACGAAATATTACAAGATCGATTTGTACATCACAAGGTTCTTGGTTCTCAATGGAATTCTTGTCTATACGACCTGGCTGACAGCTGCTACTGAGTTGAACTTTGCAATTCTCTTGCAAGACTACATTGGATATAGCAGCCAAACTGCTTCCACAGCAGCTCTCTCCGTCCTCACAGTCGTGATTGTACTCTATTTTGTCCTCGAGAACACTATTCTTGATAGATTTCTACGCTTTGTGTTCATTGTCTACCCGGTTCTGATCTGGGCACTCTCGGCAATTTTGTCTGCCCACTGGGAAACCGATAGTGATGAGTGTCTCCTGTTGGGGAAAATATCCGAACCTCCAAGTCGTGTGAATCCAAGCTTCACTCTAGGAGTTCTTATTCTTACAGTTGTGCTATTTGCTGTTAGGATTGTTCTGTGGGTTTTGTTTGCCCTTTTTAGGCCTTTATTCAAAACTGGCAGCTATGAAGTTGCTTAA